From Epinephelus fuscoguttatus linkage group LG17, E.fuscoguttatus.final_Chr_v1:
cacagtTCGCGGCTCATAAGATTaaaaaagccaaactctgttcttaTTACTAAGCCTAAACACATgctagttgttgaaggaaaaaaatcgTCAATTCGTGTTGTTGTACAGACGTcatacctttattttgaaagagactgtatataaatattaaatttcctgtgaaaatgatagtgtatcttgaaagaagacaatgcatgtaaccatagatatatatacttagacgccgcatcgactgcctgagcgcgtcctcgccggccgccatcttggatgggtctcgcctccacagtgcattcacttatattgaggaaggagctgtatgcacaagtaaaatagaataactcgctgaatttgcaactgattttcacgcggtttggtttgttacaaatggcacacatgtagttatggtacaggatgctttcgtacattaaaaatgcgggatttcatgcttttatactttctgcagatagcaacagcatgttatttaggtcacaacacagttcttcacctcaaccccagagtgcgatagataggtagatagatatacacacacacatatacacatatatataggctatactgtatatactgtataaacacaatatacacaatacaaaacatagtatagcatattaataaatttattaatatattttaataaagaaaaagcttgattgttgattgagtttatttctcacactcactctcttttatacccacagccatcagacttcatagttctttgttaaatagatgatcttacagacttctttgaaatttcatttggggattaataaagttcttcttattcttattacactgactgctgtgatccctcaaaagtagcaaaaaaacattttcaatatttacataaacactgaaattatttttgttattgatattataactatgaaaatgggactgtggtcaagatcatttgaaaaaagatacagaaggatgagcagcaggggatatttgcagcacaactggtggaaaagtgaatatgtgcacaaaggtgtgctatacataatatgctatactatgttttgtattgtgtatatggtgtttatacagtatgtttatacagtacataaatactgtgtatgtacacacacacacacacacacacacacatatatatatatatatatatatatatcgcactctggggttgaggtgaataaaataactgtgttgtgacctaaataacatgctgttgctatctgcagaaagtataaaagcatgaaatcccgtatttttaatgtacgaaagcatcctgtatcataactacatgtgtgccatttgtaacaaaccaaaccgcgtgaaaatcagttgaaaattcagtgagttattctattttacttgtgcatacagctccttcctcaatagaagtgaatgcactgtggaggcaaagcgagacccatccaagatggtgGCCGGCAATgcagcgtctatgtatatatgtctatgcatgtaacaggctgaagttgacacggtgtcccagaactacaacaaccaacacacccatgCATACGACCCATGCATGTCGTATGTGGGCGTGaaaaccaaacgttgatatgtgatgagaAATTCAGTCTGCTGTGGTTAATTGTGCTAAATGttatgaaagtgaaagccagcaGTACTTTTTATATGATTAAGGTCAGTCACACTTGCATCCATGATTTTTGTATATGTGATATTTGATTTAGTATTTAgcacttgggacttgagtgcaaagacttgagactcaCTAGTGATTTGCAAAACAATGGAATGACGTAATTCTTTACATTGAATGACTTCATTTCGTGCATAGATTTCAGAAGTAGCAGATAAAATTTCCGAGtggcagacaaaaaaataatagaaaatattAATCAATCCAAATCTCATAATGGAAGCATCAAGTGTTGAACAGTGGCTTCTGATCTGAGTTTTGCACGagtcttctttttcttcatttgtttagTTAAGCGTTAAATTTGTtaagcatatgtgtgtgtgcatctacttatttatttttaacctgCAAAGCATTTTAAAGTGATTTCTAAAATTGTGTtctgaaaaaaaattgaacttgAACTGCTGTCTGCTCCACATTTACAGATAAAAAAGCGTCAGCAACCAGGGAACCTGGTGAATGGAATAAATCAGGAGGATCCATCCACCTGCCCGTGCCTCAGGGGCTGCACCATCTTCCTCGGTTACACGTCAAATCTCATCAGCTGTGGAGTCAGGGAGAATATCCGCTACCTCGCTGAACACCAAATGGTACGACTCTAGACTGTAGTCACCCAGTGGTTTGCGGACTATGAAACTTCGAGTTGGCATTTTGGtcattgccatcttgtttttttggagccagaagtgaccatatttggaccaAAAATTGTAcaaataatttttaataatATACAAATAATTCAGACAATAGGGCGGAGCTGGGGAGGAGCGAGGGGAGGATCTGACCCAGAGTCTGTGGACAGTCCATGGTTAAACACAGATTACCAGCTAGTGCTAGCATGCTAAGTTATCAGCTAGTGCTagcactagctagctagcttggtAAGCAAGGTACATCCATACGTTAACTCTAATATTATTTGGGATTCATGCTTTTGGGGTTCACAGCTATTTAAACGCAGTCCAATAGATACATTGCTTCGCTTCTAGGCCTGCCCACGACTTaacctcgcgtcaccaggctcttcacgtacGGCTTAGAGtctggtttccattcactctgaattttgtctggattctggttccagTCTGGAGAGCGGatccggaattcaccaaattcaccaaagtaaaagtgttcaccaaagtaaaactttaaattctggcacaccatcgatttacaataaaagaaaaaggttaacttaatggcttggggcttttcttgtaaattatattctttaaattaaaaagtttcaccgcaattttattagcttggtgcttttattttgacggaaggGCGCATCCATcaaattccggatcctgtctctctcgccctggttccggttccttaccaaaacggccactaacggccccagactaccCGACTAAGAATtctcctagtcgaccaatagtcgtcatttagggccattagtcaactagtcgtccgcatgtttacaatattaatttaattagcctattaaatgatatattttggtggtttgagttgaaggtgtgagaaagaatagtatcagtaacattgttaacactgtgctacattacagagaaatacaaaaccgtactaatgaaccttcattaatataggcctatattttatctccaagtgcacgtcacacactgagcgagccgcctgttaatgacgctgtgggctaatgggcatgtagctacttccatgtttcagatgatacgtcatgtttgtagtcgaccaatgaagatgagtttacatatcaccttgggttcgtccttcaccttctcaaaatgatcccacactttggatttcctgcccgacatgttattaactagcctgtggaataaccgcaggtaccagccctggagattagcctgactcctgtctgactgctgagcgtggacacttcctgtgtctgtcctttcaaattaaagtcacacatggtccagtctttttttttctgtgactaagcaaccaatgaaatcttgccgactaatgacctttctggtcgactaacatttggttgactattagggggcagctcTATGCACGTCTATCCTGATTCACAGGTCACTGTGGTCGTgagctgtcaatcacaaggtagcTCGTACTCTGCTTGATCATCTATTTTACCCTAAATGGGACCATATTTTACACAGTGAACATCATGCTGTGTTGAAGAAGATTTGAAACTACCGATAAACTCATTAGGTAAATGATTTCCAAGGTAATAAATAATTTTCTCATAGACTTCTTGTAACCTGTCAAGTCGTCCCCTGCTGgtcattagaaagaatgcaggtttaaggcatttctgcactggcttccaCTTCTGTATATCGTCTATGGGTACGACCCTCTTCAGATACATGAGACATTAGAACGATCTAAATCTAAGCTACACTAGCTATTGTACTTCAAAACAGCATATTACACGTTACATTTGCTCCCTAACACAatattcttcttcctctgtgtagGTGGATGTCTTGGTGACCACAGCTGGCGGTATAGAGGAGGACCTGATCAAGTGTATGGGCCCGATTTACATGGGAGACTTTACCCTGCCTGGCAAGGATCTGTACGGAAAAGGCCTTAACAGGTCAGAGAACATGTCTGATGATCAGAATATGACATCTAGCAAATTTGGCTTTATGAAATTAGGAAAAGGAGTTTTGCCTTTAACAACGCTGCAGCTAGTGAGCCTGTACCGAAGCTAACAAAGCTAACAAACGATAACACATTACAAGCTGCCCCAATGGAATGAAATGGTATACGCTACTAAATCTCTGGAGTGGGTTGCTGAGACGCAGACATGTCTTGACCAAAGTTCATTTTCTCCTGATTCGCCTGTCtcaaaaatgctattttagtgtcAGATTTTTTTATGCTATCAGCATTATTGTGAGGAGTATGATATTAACATTTCTCGTCTGTCAGGCAAGGAAATGTTCTGATGCCTGATGAAAACTATAATATATTTAATGAATGGATGACACCGATCCTGACGAAGATGTTGTGGGAGCAGAACAATCAGGTGCCTGGACTCTATTTTGAACATTTGTTAtcccatttttctttcttttactttgcagtaaaacagaaagtaaaaaaacaaaacaaaaagaaaaacaaaacaatattttgaaaatgaatcCACTCAGGGCGTTCACTGGACTCCATCTAAGGTGATCCGTCGACTGGGCAAGGAGATCAACAACCCTGAATCTGTTTACTACTGGGCCTACAAGGTGAGTCCTGGTATACATCAATGTCCAGGTCCAGACGTAAACTGTGTGTACGTACAAAGACAGAATAGTGCATATGTATTTTTCTCGTTAGATTTATAAGGCTGCATGTAGCCTGCGTCTGACTCTGTTTTATAAATCTTACGGTGGAACTGAGTGCAAGTGCACCAGCCTCAGTTAGCCAAAAATGGATGTAGAACCACCCTTAAACATCGGTTTGCATGTCAGTGGTTGTGCCCGCTCCACCACTTATCAGACCAATGAAGTTCTCCAGTGGAACCAGAGCAGATGTCATCATGCATGGCTGTGGATATTTGTAGTGAACATTCAGTATCGTTAATTcatcatgttttttcttaaattttgcTCTTGAGAAAAGTCCTAATGAAAGTCTATGTCACATCTCTCTCTCGTCATGTTGAATTCCATTGTCCTCGTTAGCTGACTGTGTGTGCCAGTTGATCTTAATTGGCAAAGGCCCTACAAATCCCCATAAAAAGGCACGAGACTTCAGGTCCGTGTGCACgcaggaactgcccattggttcgacagcccattggttcgacatcccattgttccgaccatattaaactcattgttccgaagtccgttccgaaatcatcacaACTAAAACTGTGTGCACATACAAAGACAGAATAGTGCATATGCATTCTCGTTAGATTTATAAAGCTGCACGTAGCCTGCGTCTGATTCTGTTCTATAAATCTTATTGTGGAACTGGGCACAAGTGCACcagtggttaaggtctggttaggtttaggcacaaaaaccacttggttagggttagggtcaggaaaagatcatggtgtgggttaaaatgaaaaagaaagtgacaaacacataagccgtgagcctgcttcgcctcaagcctccaatgggctgtcgaaccaatgacatggacccgtgcACACAGGGAGACTGAAGGAGGGAAAAGTTGAGAGAATTAAGTCCATCGAAGAGGACTGGATTCCAAACATATGTTATATTGTGTCAGTCAACCACCCGACCCATAAACTGCACCTCTTCCACCGCTgtgttagcttaaaatcatgcgTGAACACCCTTAACAAAAGATTTCTCACCTAAGGTCTTGAtttccagagctatgactcgccAGGCGATACCTTTTTGGCCATGGGGTTTATCATGTCAGAGCTGTGGATCATTAAGCTCGGGATATTTCTTGACCTCAACAAGTCTCTCCTTATCCATCCCTCGTCACacacgagacacagcaacatgtgAGTTCTCCTCACATcagtggtgaggagaggagtcgagctgctgtAGGAGCAGACAGAAAGAGCTGCCAAGGAGGAAGGTTGGGGGagaaatgcatttaattccagGGCGGCGAGGCTTGGAATAGGACAGTGGTGTGAAGTGCCGTGGGGTAGTGCATCTAGCCACCGctggtgtggggttgtacataGAAAATAATAGGGCACGTCGTTTGCTGCCGGTGTGTTTTACCTTTTTCTCCCAGGCCTCCAGGGAGTTTCTATTTGATGatgctgatgtttttgtgttctCTATAATATTAACGTTGCCGTTGCCAGATGGGCAAAAGTTTCAGACATGTCATTTTACAGTCTGGGTCCGGTCCTATGGTGATACTGAGCAGTGATCTGGTGTCTGTTTTAGAATAATGTCCCGGTGTTCTGCCCTGCCCTGACAGACGGAGCTCTAGGAGATATCCTCTACCTCTTCTCAATGAAGAACCCGGGCTTGATAGTCGACATAGTTGAAGGTAAAAGAGTCTTCATCAGTGCTTACTGATTTTGTCCCTGTCTTGTTAGTTGGTCTTACACGATGCATTTGGTTCCAGATGTTACAAACCTGTACCAACTCGTAGCAGCTGCCAACAGCACAGGGATGATCGCCCTGGGAGGAGGCATAGCCAAACACCACATATGCAACGCCAACTCCTGGGTTAGTATTTTTGTTCGTACGTTTTTGAGTTTGGTGTGTCCCATTTTATGGTTTTTCAGGCAGCTCAACCAAAAAGATctggacacacacaaatgatCTCAGTTTGCTTTCTCTTCTTCCAGAGGGATGGAGTTGACCACGCGGTGTATGTGAACACGGCTCAGGAGTTTGATGGTTGTGACTCAGGGGCCAGACCTGATGAGGCTGTGTCCTGGGGCAAGATCAGTGTAGATGCGAGACCAGTGAAGGTATCTATCAAACTGAAGTTCTACATATTTGATATAGGATTCTAATATCAAAGTTGCACAAAgcttatttttgtgtttttgttttaaaacacatttgtcaTTGTGTCTTCACAGGTGTGCGGAGATGCTTCTATAATCTTCCCCTTACTAGTGGCAGAAACCTTTGCGGTTCATGTTAACGCAATTGCTGGCCAGAAAAAACAATGAGATCAAGGCTTCCTCCAAACTTTTATTAATGGCAgtagcacttttttttaatcatctctctgtctcttttacaGATGTTTGGTTTGacagaaatatttaaagttgTCATGGTagactttttgcctttttttatttcaggaaaatactttttttctgacTCCACCTGCTTGAGGGGCAGTTTCATATGAATGCTTTCGTGTGCTTAGTTTCTCAGTTGCCACTCCTGTTCGTCTGGATACTGTACAAACAGCTACCAATCAGGAACTCCTCTGCCACAAGAAATATTTAAACACATCAATCATTTTACTCAACCCGATCTGGCTTCAGAGTGCAGGCAAGTTTATGGCGTCATTGGGTTGGCACGGTCTCATAACTTGTGTTTTGTTGAGTTGGGTCCATAGAACAGTGTTCCACAACCACCTGCCTCTGTACCTGCACCCACAAACTCAACTCGGCCTTCCAAAGCTAGCTGACATCAGCTTCtgaggctacatccacactaatgcattttgtttttaatagcaCCTTAAATAAAGGACTGTATCATTTTCCCTCGTCTGCTCTGTTGTTTGGATATGAGTTATTTCTATCTATGTAGGGAGCGAGTCCTCTACAGCAGCCGAGAACAGACAAACTggaaaactgaaactaaactgaaaatgaaaactgtCAAGTGTCTGTTTGACACCAGTGACATTTCCCTCTGGTTTTAAAGCTTTCTGTCTCTGCAGCGTCTCTTTCTGCCCCCTGACTGAGGTTTCAGTTTCCCACAGAGCCAGAGGAGGAAACCACTGTGGGTTAAAACCCCAAATCTATTCTGTTTGTTAGGTACACTTGGCTAAAACTATTGTGGTCTaatacagcagctctgcagaagAACAAAGGTTGTAATGTTCAGTCTTTCTGAGGTGATTGAACTTTATGGTTACTGTGGTTTATATGTGTTCACTGGCTGCACATCACTAAAAATACAGGAGAAAAATGTATATTCATCTGCGATCACACTGGGCATGTTGTatttacagaaacacaacagcCTCACTGAACCGTAGTTTACTGATGTGACCACAGGGTGTTgccaaaatgcattaaaaaaaacccccacaacatattaatatttgttttgtgtctggaATTTACAGATTTTTCTTTCTGATTGTCCTGTTCTCTCTGCTGAGCTCCTGAGTGGCCTTGTTCAGCTAATtatgataattataataattataattatgaaTTGTTTTATCACAGAAAACAACTCCCTGTCGTTGGTGTCGCTGCTGCAAAAGACAGATTTACATTTTGCAAAATGAGTCACCACACTTGCCTTTTAACTCAGTAACATCTATTCCTTTGCTCTGGTTTGAGTACAGAACAGGTCTGTGTTTAGATAATTGTCAGTGTAACTTTAAGATGAGCAAAATAAACTGATTTACATTCAGTaatttgaagccaaatgcagaAATTGATGGTGATGGAGTTATACAGTGtaggaaatttgtctttggccCTTCACCCATACTGCAGCCTCAGAAatacaacacacaacacagtacagtacagagaCAAATCAACATAGCAAGAACAAACGCAAAAAGATAAATGAATAACATAATACGCTAAAAATGCCCatataaaatgcaaataatCCAATGCCAGTAAAAGCTTTATAGACAGAGGtatgaattaatttttaaatctgttcagtCTGCAACAAGGTGCTCTGAATCTCccaccagagggcagcagctTGTGCTCTGTACCCAGAACATGAGGAGTCATTGATGATCTTACTGGCTTAACATAGAGTAGCCTGTTCAAAAATAGACTGAAATGTTCTCTTTGACACCAGCAGGATCTTTTGGCTGATGTCTCTTTGTAATCTtctgtcaaactcattttagtgtGGTGGTCCGGACCACTAAAACCACTGCgtaataacctataaatatcAATCCCTTTAAATATTTCTCTCACTCTGAAAATGCTCATCCATTTACCGaacaaagaggaaagaaaaattaggtgcaaattcaacagtatgtctcaatttttccacattcagtcagtccacTACTCACTTTCACCacatgtgaattttgaagctatTGGAGAAGCAGGTTAAGTCatcccctgccttacaaaccaaTCTGCAGTTCTGTcagtctgatacagattattttgtactgaagctgctgattgacagtATGTTCCACaatgttcagtatctttaaatatgaccacagaaagcattcattattatttcaaaGAGCTATATTCTGGTCAGAGTGGAGAAGCGTCTGACTCAGTCTCACTGTTTAATTGCACCTGAAtcctctcagccttcacattaggggctgtattcacaaagcctCCAAGTACAAAGGGTTGCTCCTAGAGATGaaattcttagaatttccccttaaaagactaggtccttgtaaagataagtcattcacaaagcatcttagaccttaagAGAGGTCCTAAGGTGAAAACTTTGAGTAGAGATGAGAACTTTTAGGAGGCTTGAGAGTTTCTTAAAgcggagaaaatggtggaaacacaaaggtTGGAGAAATATTCTCTAAACACTGGACGGCAGTGAGTTAATGAAATGCTATACAATTAGATCATGCAGGGAGAATGTTTGTGGTCAGTCTCATACTcacatttcccacctaatgCTATATAAGAAACTCAGAAATAACCTCAGAAATAAGAGTTCACAACACAAGGTATTTGGAAAAAATGGTGCATCAGTGATGAGTTGAGtctctcaaccttccatcagcagagtgaccacactaacaatgacactttcacagtcagttCATTTCAcatccactgggtgtccacgccctacaggctcacaaaagggtgtgtctgtgacaaccaatcacatctgttaaggTCTGCATCATACCttgcaacagggtcaaccacacctcctcactaaggtacAAGTTTGTCCCtgccttgctcagagttgctgaGAACCTTCCTAAATGATGCCAAGGTTTTAAGACTTAGTAAGGAGCTCTGagtattctcagaatgtttgaaTACAGCtctaggtgtgcaaagtcatctagaGGGCTGGAGTGGACCCTTTGGCGTGTCATATTTGACACC
This genomic window contains:
- the LOC125904585 gene encoding deoxyhypusine synthase-like isoform X1; the protein is MPQMTGAEVYNMAHHNHPLPTQLCRPTDPVPKGTPTVQGYDFNQGIDHHALLQSFLNTGYQASHFGRAVMEINNMIKKRQQPGNLVNGINQEDPSTCPCLRGCTIFLGYTSNLISCGVRENIRYLAEHQMVDVLVTTAGGIEEDLIKCMGPIYMGDFTLPGKDLYGKGLNRQGNVLMPDENYNIFNEWMTPILTKMLWEQNNQGVHWTPSKVIRRLGKEINNPESVYYWAYKNNVPVFCPALTDGALGDILYLFSMKNPGLIVDIVEDVTNLYQLVAAANSTGMIALGGGIAKHHICNANSWRDGVDHAVYVNTAQEFDGCDSGARPDEAVSWGKISVDARPVKVCGDASIIFPLLVAETFAVHVNAIAGQKKQ
- the LOC125904585 gene encoding deoxyhypusine synthase-like isoform X2, producing the protein MAHHNHPLPTQLCRPTDPVPKGTPTVQGYDFNQGIDHHALLQSFLNTGYQASHFGRAVMEINNMIKKRQQPGNLVNGINQEDPSTCPCLRGCTIFLGYTSNLISCGVRENIRYLAEHQMVDVLVTTAGGIEEDLIKCMGPIYMGDFTLPGKDLYGKGLNRQGNVLMPDENYNIFNEWMTPILTKMLWEQNNQGVHWTPSKVIRRLGKEINNPESVYYWAYKNNVPVFCPALTDGALGDILYLFSMKNPGLIVDIVEDVTNLYQLVAAANSTGMIALGGGIAKHHICNANSWRDGVDHAVYVNTAQEFDGCDSGARPDEAVSWGKISVDARPVKVCGDASIIFPLLVAETFAVHVNAIAGQKKQ